One genomic segment of Ricinus communis isolate WT05 ecotype wild-type chromosome 3, ASM1957865v1, whole genome shotgun sequence includes these proteins:
- the LOC125369524 gene encoding uncharacterized protein LOC125369524 yields the protein MYALVRALETWQHYLWPKEFVIHTDHESLKHLKGQNKLNKHLAKWSEFIESFPYVIKYKQRKDNMVVDVLSRKYAFLSTLNAKFLGLEHIKEIYEHDSDFGNVFNACEKGACDKFYRHDGFLFKEKHLCIPICSMHEVLVREGHEGGLMRHFGIAKTLDFLHDVLYWPNMK from the coding sequence ATGTACGCATTGGTGAGAGCTTTAGAGACATGGCAACACTATCTTTGGCCCAAagagtttgtgattcacacAGATCATGAGTCATTGAAGCATTTGAAAGGGCAAAATAAGCTTAACAAACACCTTGCTAAATGGAGTGAGTTCATTGAGTCCTTTCCATATGTGATCAAATACAAGCAACGTAAAGATAATATGGTTGTGGATGTGTTATCTCGAAAGTATGCATTTCTTTCTACTTTGAATGCCAAATTCCTTGGTCTTGAGCATATTAAAGAGATTTATGAGCATGACTCTGATTTTGGCAATGTGTTTAATGCTTGTGAAAAAGGTGCTTGTGATAAGttttatagacatgatgggtttttgtttaaagaaaaacatttgTGTATTCCCATATGTTCTATGCATGAGGTATTAGTTAGGGAAGGTCATGAGGGTGGTTTAATGAGACACTTTGGAATTGCTAAGACTTTAGATTTTTTGCATGATGTTTTATATTGGCCTAATATGAAATGA